Proteins encoded together in one Streptomyces sp. NBC_01216 window:
- the carB gene encoding carbamoyl-phosphate synthase large subunit, whose amino-acid sequence MPKRTDIQSVLVIGSGPIVIGQAAEFDYSGTQACRILKAEGLRVILVNSNPATIMTDPEIADATYVEPITPEFVEKIIAKERPDALLPTLGGQTALNTAISMHEQGVLEKYGVELIGANVEAINKGEDRDLFKMVVEEVRKKIGHGESARSVICHSMEDVLQGVETLGGYPVVVRPSFTMGGAGSGFAHDEEELRRIAGQGLTLSPTTEVLLEESILGWKEYELELMRDKADNVVVVCSIENFDPMGVHTGDSITVAPAMTLTDREYQRLRDIGIAIIREVGVDTGGCNIQFAVNPDDGRIIVIEMNPRVSRSSALASKATGFPIAKIAARLAVGYTLDEIPNDITEKTPASFEPTLDYVVVKAPRFAFEKFPSADSTLTTTMKSVGEAMAIGRNFTEALQKALRSLEKKGSQFAFTGEPGDKEALLREAIRPTDGRINTVMAAIRAGATPQEVFDATKIDPWFVDQLFLIKEIADELAAAEKLHPELLAEAKRHGFSDAQIADIRGLREDVVREVRHALGVRPVYKTVDTCAAEFAARTPYFYSSYDEESEVAPREKPAVIILGSGPNRIGQGIEFDYSCVHASFALSDAGYETVMVNCNPETVSTDYDTSDRLYFEPLTLEDVLEIVHAETLAGPVAGVVVQLGGQTPLGLSQALKDNGVPVVGTPPEAIHAAEDRGAFGRVLAEAGLPAPKHGTATTFAEAKAIADEIGYPVLVRPSYVLGGRGMEIVYDETRLESYIAESTEISPTRPVLVDRFLDDAIEIDVDALYDGTELYLGGVMEHIEEAGIHSGDSACALPPITLGGFDIKRLRASTEAIAKGVGVRGLINIQFAMAGDILYVLEANPRASRTVPFTSKATAVPLAKAAARISLGATIAELRAEGLLPKNGDGGTLPLDAPISVKEAVMPWSRFRDVHGRGVDTVLGPEMRSTGEVMGIDAVFGTAYAKSQAGAYGPLPTKGRAFISVANRDKRSMIFPARELVAHGFELLATSGTAEVLKRNGINATIVRKQSEGEGPNGERTIVQLIHDGQVDLIVNTPYGTGGRLDGYEIRTAAVARSVPCLTTVQALAAAVQGIDALNHGDVGVRSLQEHAEHLIAARA is encoded by the coding sequence GTGCCTAAGCGCACCGATATCCAGTCCGTCCTGGTCATCGGCTCCGGCCCGATCGTCATCGGCCAGGCCGCCGAGTTCGACTACTCCGGCACCCAGGCCTGCCGCATCCTCAAGGCCGAGGGCCTGCGGGTGATCCTGGTCAACTCCAACCCGGCCACGATCATGACCGACCCGGAGATCGCCGACGCCACCTACGTCGAGCCGATCACGCCCGAGTTCGTCGAGAAGATCATCGCCAAGGAGCGGCCCGACGCCCTCCTGCCCACCCTCGGCGGCCAGACCGCGCTCAACACCGCGATCTCCATGCACGAGCAGGGTGTCCTGGAGAAGTACGGCGTCGAGCTGATCGGCGCCAACGTCGAGGCCATCAACAAGGGCGAGGACCGCGACCTCTTCAAGATGGTCGTCGAGGAGGTCCGCAAGAAGATCGGTCACGGCGAGTCCGCCCGCTCGGTCATCTGTCACTCCATGGAGGACGTCCTCCAGGGCGTCGAGACCCTCGGCGGCTACCCCGTCGTCGTCCGACCCTCCTTCACCATGGGCGGTGCCGGCTCCGGCTTCGCCCACGACGAGGAGGAACTGCGCCGGATCGCCGGGCAGGGCCTCACGCTCTCCCCGACCACCGAGGTGCTCCTGGAGGAGTCCATCCTCGGCTGGAAGGAGTACGAGCTGGAGCTCATGCGCGACAAGGCGGACAACGTCGTCGTCGTCTGCTCCATCGAGAACTTCGACCCGATGGGCGTCCACACGGGCGACTCCATCACCGTCGCCCCGGCGATGACCCTCACCGACCGCGAGTACCAGCGGCTGCGCGACATCGGCATCGCGATCATCCGCGAGGTCGGCGTCGACACCGGCGGCTGCAACATCCAGTTCGCCGTCAACCCGGACGACGGCCGGATCATCGTCATCGAGATGAACCCGCGTGTCTCCCGCTCCTCGGCACTCGCCTCCAAGGCGACCGGTTTCCCGATCGCCAAGATCGCCGCGCGTCTCGCCGTCGGCTACACGCTCGACGAGATCCCGAACGACATCACGGAGAAGACCCCGGCGTCCTTCGAGCCCACGCTCGACTACGTCGTGGTCAAGGCCCCGCGCTTCGCCTTCGAGAAGTTCCCCTCCGCGGACTCCACGCTGACCACGACCATGAAGTCGGTCGGCGAGGCCATGGCGATCGGCCGCAACTTCACCGAGGCGCTTCAGAAGGCCCTGCGCTCGCTGGAGAAGAAGGGTTCGCAGTTCGCCTTCACCGGTGAGCCGGGCGACAAGGAAGCGCTGCTGCGCGAGGCGATCCGCCCGACCGACGGCCGCATCAACACCGTGATGGCGGCCATCCGCGCCGGGGCCACCCCGCAGGAGGTCTTCGACGCCACCAAGATCGACCCGTGGTTCGTCGACCAGCTGTTCCTCATCAAGGAGATCGCCGACGAGCTGGCCGCGGCCGAGAAGCTCCACCCCGAGCTCCTGGCCGAGGCCAAGCGCCACGGCTTCTCCGACGCCCAGATCGCCGACATCCGCGGACTGCGCGAGGACGTCGTCCGCGAGGTCCGGCACGCGCTCGGCGTCCGCCCGGTCTACAAGACCGTCGACACCTGCGCCGCCGAGTTCGCCGCCAGGACCCCGTACTTCTACTCCTCGTACGACGAGGAGAGCGAGGTCGCGCCGCGCGAGAAGCCCGCGGTGATCATCCTCGGCTCCGGCCCGAACCGCATCGGCCAGGGCATCGAGTTCGACTACTCCTGCGTCCACGCCTCCTTCGCGCTCAGCGACGCGGGCTACGAGACCGTGATGGTCAACTGCAACCCGGAGACCGTCTCCACCGACTACGACACCTCCGACCGGCTGTACTTCGAGCCGCTCACCCTGGAGGACGTCCTGGAGATCGTCCACGCCGAGACGCTGGCCGGCCCGGTCGCCGGTGTCGTGGTCCAGCTCGGCGGCCAGACCCCGCTCGGCCTGTCCCAGGCCCTCAAGGACAACGGCGTCCCCGTCGTCGGCACCCCTCCGGAGGCCATCCACGCCGCCGAGGACCGCGGCGCCTTCGGCCGCGTCCTCGCCGAGGCCGGACTCCCCGCCCCGAAGCACGGCACCGCGACGACCTTCGCCGAGGCCAAGGCCATCGCCGACGAGATCGGCTACCCCGTCCTCGTCCGCCCCTCGTACGTGCTCGGCGGACGCGGCATGGAGATCGTGTACGACGAGACCCGGCTCGAGTCGTACATCGCCGAGTCCACCGAGATCAGCCCCACCCGGCCGGTCCTGGTCGACCGCTTCCTCGACGACGCCATCGAGATCGACGTGGACGCCCTCTACGACGGCACCGAGCTCTACCTCGGCGGCGTCATGGAGCACATCGAGGAAGCCGGCATCCACTCCGGCGACTCGGCCTGCGCCCTGCCCCCGATCACGCTCGGCGGCTTCGACATCAAGCGGCTGCGCGCCTCCACCGAGGCGATCGCCAAGGGCGTCGGCGTGCGCGGTCTGATCAACATCCAGTTCGCGATGGCCGGCGACATCCTCTACGTCCTGGAGGCGAACCCGCGCGCCTCGCGGACGGTCCCCTTCACCTCGAAGGCGACCGCGGTGCCGCTGGCGAAGGCCGCCGCCCGCATCTCGCTGGGCGCCACCATCGCCGAGCTGCGCGCCGAGGGCCTGCTCCCCAAGAACGGCGACGGCGGCACCCTGCCGCTGGACGCGCCGATCTCCGTCAAGGAGGCCGTGATGCCGTGGTCGCGCTTCCGCGACGTGCACGGCCGTGGCGTGGACACCGTCCTGGGCCCGGAGATGCGCTCGACCGGCGAGGTCATGGGCATCGACGCGGTGTTCGGCACGGCCTACGCCAAGTCCCAGGCCGGCGCCTACGGACCGCTGCCCACCAAGGGGCGCGCGTTCATCTCGGTCGCCAACCGGGACAAGCGCTCGATGATCTTCCCGGCCCGTGAGCTGGTCGCCCACGGCTTCGAGCTGCTGGCCACCTCCGGTACCGCCGAGGTCCTCAAGCGCAACGGCATCAACGCCACGATCGTGCGCAAGCAGTCCGAGGGCGAGGGGCCGAACGGCGAGCGGACGATCGTCCAGCTCATCCACGACGGCCAGGTCGACCTGATCGTCAACACCCCGTACGGCACCGGAGGCCGCCTCGACGGCTACGAGATCCGCACGGCGGCCGTGGCGCGCAGCGTCCCGTGCCTGACCACGGTGCAGGCGCTCGCCGCGGCCGTCCAGGGCATCGACGCGCTGAACCACGGAGACGTGGGCGTCCGCTCCCTCCAGGAGCACGCGGAGCACCTGATCGCGGCCCGCGCCTGA
- a CDS encoding quinone-dependent dihydroorotate dehydrogenase → MYKFFFHLVFKRMDPEAAHHLAFRWIRLAARVPVLRTFVAAVLAPRHEELRTEALGLRMHGPFGLAAGFDKNALAIDGMSMLGFDHVEIGTVTGQAQPGNPRKRLFRLVPDRALINRMGFNNEGSAAVAARLRERVPVFRTVVGVNIGKTKVVPEAEAAADYVTSTERLAGYADYLVVNVSSPNTPGLRNLQATESLRPLLTAVREAADRTVTDRRVPLLVKIAPDLADEDVDAVADLALELGLDGIIATNTTIAREGLGLRSDPALVKETGGLSGAPVKERSLAVLRRLHARVGDRITLVGVGGIENAEDAWQRILAGATLIQGYSAFVYEGPFYARAIHKGLAARLAASPYATLAEAVGADSRKATK, encoded by the coding sequence ATGTACAAGTTCTTCTTCCACCTGGTCTTCAAGCGCATGGACCCGGAGGCGGCCCACCACCTGGCCTTCCGCTGGATCCGGCTCGCGGCCCGCGTCCCGGTCCTGCGGACCTTCGTGGCCGCCGTCCTCGCCCCGCGCCACGAGGAGCTCCGTACCGAGGCCCTCGGTCTGCGGATGCACGGCCCGTTCGGACTCGCGGCCGGCTTCGACAAGAACGCTCTGGCGATCGACGGCATGTCGATGCTCGGCTTCGACCACGTCGAGATCGGCACCGTGACCGGACAGGCCCAGCCCGGCAACCCGCGGAAGCGGCTCTTCCGGCTGGTCCCGGACCGCGCCCTGATCAACCGCATGGGCTTCAACAACGAGGGTTCCGCGGCGGTCGCCGCCCGCCTGCGCGAGCGGGTCCCGGTCTTCAGGACCGTGGTGGGCGTCAACATCGGCAAGACCAAGGTCGTCCCCGAGGCCGAGGCCGCCGCCGACTACGTCACCTCCACCGAGCGCCTGGCCGGCTACGCCGACTACCTGGTCGTCAACGTCTCCTCGCCCAACACCCCCGGTCTGCGGAACCTCCAGGCCACCGAGTCGCTGCGCCCGCTGCTGACCGCCGTGCGCGAGGCGGCGGACCGCACGGTCACCGACCGCCGGGTCCCGCTCCTGGTGAAGATCGCCCCCGACCTGGCCGACGAGGACGTCGACGCGGTCGCCGACCTCGCGCTGGAACTCGGTCTGGACGGCATCATCGCCACCAACACCACCATCGCCCGCGAGGGGCTGGGACTGAGGTCCGACCCCGCCCTGGTCAAGGAGACCGGCGGCCTGTCCGGCGCGCCGGTCAAGGAGCGCTCGCTGGCGGTCCTGCGTCGTCTCCACGCCCGCGTCGGCGATCGGATCACCCTGGTGGGCGTCGGCGGCATCGAGAACGCCGAGGACGCGTGGCAGCGCATCCTCGCCGGTGCCACGCTGATCCAGGGCTACAGCGCCTTCGTCTACGAAGGCCCGTTCTACGCCCGCGCGATCCACAAGGGCCTCGCCGCACGCCTCGCGGCCTCCCCGTACGCCACCCTCGCCGAGGCCGTCGGCGCCGACTCCCGAAAGGCCACGAAGTGA